From the genome of Silvibacterium dinghuense:
GACGAGGTCTACGAGGCCCTGGCCAAGCATCGGGAGTGGCACATCAAGAAGTTTGGAGAGATTCAGGAGGAATGGTATGTCTTCCCATGGGGCCGTCCCTATCCTTCCGATCCCACACAGCACATTACCTCCTTTAAGACGGCCTGGAAGACAGTCAAGAAGAATGCCGATGTAAAGGGTCGTTGGCATGACAACCGGCACACCCTGATAACGGAACTCGCAGAAGCTGGTGCCGGGGATGAGACCATCATGCAGATCGCAGGTCACATCGATCACCAAATGCTCACGCACTACAGTCACATCCGCATCAAGGCCAAGAGGGAAGCGCTCGCAGCCGTCGCGGCCAGAAGAAGGGAACTGTCCGGATCGAGTGGCGGTTCCGCACTGGGTGCCACTCCATCACGATAGAACGCAGCGGGAAGCAATTTGACCGAGATCTGCCTTCGGGATAGATTCACGGCCAAATTGCTCCCGAGAGCGGTTTGGTCAGAAGGAGGGAAGGATGGATACGTTTCTGAACGAAACGCAAGTATCTGAGATGCTGCAGGTCAGCCTGGCCTGCTTGAGGCGCTGGCGTTTGATTGGCAAAGGGCCGGAATACAAGAAGATTGGACCTTTAGTGCGGTATCGTCCTGAGGCTATATCGCAGTGGGTGGAGAAACTGCCATCCGGCGGCAATGGCCGTCGATACGAACCACACCACCGCGTTGGAATCCGCTGAGGTCAGCCTAACTGGGCCTTTGCATTTTGTGCTTCGAAATCATGATGTCTTGGCCCTTTCATATATGGAGGTTCCCGGATTTGACCGAGTTTTGAAAGTGCAGCATGCTTTCCGCGTTGCTCTCAACTCTGCCAAAGGAGAAGAAGCCGATGCGAATTACTGCCGACCAATTGATTGCCGGATATCCGGCGAAGAGGGTGCGCGATTTTTTGCGCACAAGGGAGTCAAGAGCAATTTTCAACGAAGTCGATCTGACCGAACTCACATTGAAGCCAAAGGCTGCCCGCGACCTTCTAAAAGAACTCGTGGTTATAGGGCTTATCAAGGAATACCGCAGATGTGCTGGAGATTTGTATTTTGAACTGACTTGCCATGGACAGAATTTTGCCAATGCTCCCGCTTCAAAACCAATTCATCGAAAAACTGCGGAACGCGTTCTGACAGAGTTCAAGCAACGAATGGAACGAGTAAATGCCACCTCCGAATATCTCTACCGAGTGGACACTGCCATTTTGTTCGGAAGCATGTTGTCCGATGTTGAATGCTTGGGGGATGTGGATGTTGCAGTTAACTTGGAGTCTAAGGTCAGTGAGGAAACCGCATTTAAGAAATAGCAGAGCGAGCGCAGACGTGCCGCTCAAATAGGCGGAAGAGCGTTCTCTTCGCATGCTGCATGGCTTTATTGGCCAAAAGAAGAAGTTTGCAAACAGCTCAAAGCAAGGTCTCTCAGTTTGAGCTTGTATGAGTTGTCGAACATCAAACATCTGCCCAATCTCTCATACTGGATCTTGCTTGGAGACCCTGAGCATCTTGCAAAGCTGATTCCAACCGGGAGGGTTGCTTAATAGGAGAATTTAACGTGGTGGGTAATCGGGTACAGAATAATAGCGTTGACGTGCAGACAGGCGTGTCAATCGCTCGATGGAGACCAATGAGACGCTATAAAACTCGACGTGCGGTACCCAATATGAGAGGGAGAGGTCTGCAAAACCTTTATGCGTCGGTTACTGGACATTGCCGCCTTATTTTAATCATTTCCTTTTAATTTCAATTAGATATCTGAGGTTGGCTCGCTGAAACATAAAGGTTTCAAATTCGCCTTAATTCAAGGCGAGTCCGAAACGGAAGACCCATTTGCTAAGCCCGTACTCAGCACAGCAGCTGCCCTTTCAGCCGATCCGTCAAGGACATGAACATAGTGCTTAAGAAGGATGTCTGGACGGGAATGACCCAGGCGTTCCTGCACAGTTTTTACGGGAATGCCCAACTCCATCATGTGGGTTGCACCCCAATGCCTTAGAAAACGCCATGTGATGTGTGGCAATCCAAGATCTTTCGTAGCAGGTTGAATTTGCCGCCCTAGGATGTCTTCATGCCAGATGGGACCTGTTCCCTCTCTTTCTCTCTGATCCAAGGCATAGTGCGACGATAGTTGAAGTCCCGAGGCACGTAATGGCCATCAGCATCGATGAATCCGGACCACGAGACCAGAGACGCAAACTGCTCAAACAGCATCTGCCGCGGACTTCACATCACGCATCGGGCTAATGTGCACTGCTCCTCAACCAGCCTACTCAACCGGCATCATCGCGCTCCGCGCCTGATAGCGGATGGAAGCATGTTTATACCTCATTTTCGGAGCGAGACAGGAGTTTCTCCAGCTGGTCTGCAACGCGAGCAAGTTGCTTCGGAATATCTTGCAATTCTCGTAACGTTTTAGGCAGTTCGTTGTCGTGGACGAGTTGCTTCCGGCTAGCATCGACGCTGCAGACAAACGGTTGGTGAAGTCTCTTGCCGCTCGAATCCTTGTAGCAGCATTTGCCTTCGAACTGGGTGTCCGCGAACCTTCTGGCAGTATCGTGAGCGGTGCCGACCAGCACGGAGACGCTTTCCTGCGGTAAAAGGACGGCAATCTGGTCCAAGCTCCGGACCTCGTCTCCCTTTTGTGATCGACCGGAGGCTTCTTCCAGGTCAACCGGACATCGTATGCCACACCCGCTCCCTGGTTCTTGACCGCAGCTGTAACAGATCGTACCGGCTGGTCAGATCGAAATAGGGGGTTGGTCGAGGGCGCAGCGCATCTTCCTGAATCTCCAATACTCGCAGCGCGGGAAGGATCGCGATCACCGCGGTGATAACCGCCAGCAGCGCAGCCAGCGTGGACCATGTTTCCTTCTCTTTAGGCCCGTGCAGAAGGAGGATGACAAGAGCCATGCAGGCGATCAGGACGATCCCAAGGCAAACGTACACCACTTTTCTCATAGCAACATTGTGCACCTTGGTCTGGTATTCTTCGTCGCGCTGGACCTCGAGAAGACAGCGAAGCTATTGCGAGTCCATTCGGCTATTTGATATCGGGAAGATTATCTTCCATCACTTTGTCGATGATCTCGTGAATCAGCCCGGGCGCATTGAAAATCCGGATCCGCTGATAAGCTTTCATGCCCAAACGCTGAATGGGAGTGGAAAGAAGTGCGTTCAGAAAGCTGTGCGGAGCCGTCTCGACATCCTTGAAGTCGAGATCGATTTTCTTGCCCTCTTCAATGGCAGGCAGAAACCGCCGGTCCCGGAACGAAATAGCCGCATCTTTGTCCTCGGCATATTTCCCGAAGTAATTGAAGATACTCACCACGTATCTTTCGCTCTCATCTTTCCGTGTAGCACCATCCATCTCTTGCTGTGCGTTGTGCCTGATTTCAGCCATCAACTCCTCAAGAGACAAACTGGCGGTATTGCCGACGTTCAGATTGATAAGAACGAAGGTGCCTGGCCAGGAATGCTTCAGCTGGTGACTGGTCACATCTTCAGGCGACACATGGACGACCCCGTTCTGAGAAACGATGTACATATCGCCCTTGAGCCGCTTGAGCATCAAACTGGAATAGGTAAGCCCCATGCCTGCGTTGTCTCGGGTGCCGTAGGGCTGCGCTTGCTGTGCAAAAGTCCCTGAAACATTGGGGCGAAGCGCATAGATGATCGCCTCTTGATGCGTAGAAAACGGCGGGTAGGTCTGCTCCAGATGTCTCTTGACTCCCACCCCAAGATCGCTGAACAAAAAGGATAGCCGCTTGATCTGTGGGTATAGTCCATATTGGAAAAGCGATGGCACAAGAACCTGACAGCCTTCGACCAATGCTGTCCGGCGCCCGTGCTCGGTGGCATTGTAGAGAAGCTCGGAAATCAGATAGCTCATGTACTCGGGAAACCCGATGCTGTAATTCCGAATGGCTCTGCGGGCGCTGTTGATGGTGCTCTGCACATCTGACCGGCGTCGTAGCGCGAAGGTCTTTCGGGCCGGCGAGTTGCTGAAGTCGCGTCCATCGGTGAGAAGAACCTCCCGCCACTGGAAAGCCGCCATGGCAGAAAGCATCTTTGTCGATCCGGAATAAGCGGTTCCATATTTAAATCGAACAGCATATCCATTGAACGTCAAATGCCATGCATATTGAATCAGCAGCGCCAACGCCTGGAAGTTTGATTTGGAGCAGCGGCTTAAATCGATGATGACCGACTTCTCGCGCGGTTTCCAATCGAAGTATTGCAGAATATGGTCGAAGTCCAGGAATCCCGGAGTGTAAAAGGAGAATGTCTCGGGAACGACCAGCGTCTGCGCCCCTTCCTCACTTGCTTCCAACATGGACTTGCGTATCCCCGGGCCGCCC
Proteins encoded in this window:
- a CDS encoding helix-turn-helix transcriptional regulator, translated to MDTFLNETQVSEMLQVSLACLRRWRLIGKGPEYKKIGPLVRYRPEAISQWVEKLPSGGNGRRYEPHHRVGIR
- a CDS encoding tyrosine-type recombinase/integrase gives rise to the protein MDQREREGTGPIWHEDILGRQIQPATKDLGLPHITWRFLRHWGATHMMELGIPVKTVQERLGHSRPDILLKHYVHVLDGSAERAAAVLSTGLANGSSVSDSP
- a CDS encoding translation initiation factor IF-2 N-terminal domain-containing protein produces the protein MEGKLDDRANMEQHAYAEGYTIGARAIAMIRINDLARELEVKSLDILNSLAALGISGFKTHSSSLEDWEAKKVRAHFENRPPNSPAKRRLPLTEALDLSKQVRVAAVQLYSSAATEPDEMTVAPAEHAPILSIDWTQSISEGGPGIRKSMLEASEEGAQTLVVPETFSFYTPGFLDFDHILQYFDWKPREKSVIIDLSRCSKSNFQALALLIQYAWHLTFNGYAVRFKYGTAYSGSTKMLSAMAAFQWREVLLTDGRDFSNSPARKTFALRRRSDVQSTINSARRAIRNYSIGFPEYMSYLISELLYNATEHGRRTALVEGCQVLVPSLFQYGLYPQIKRLSFLFSDLGVGVKRHLEQTYPPFSTHQEAIIYALRPNVSGTFAQQAQPYGTRDNAGMGLTYSSLMLKRLKGDMYIVSQNGVVHVSPEDVTSHQLKHSWPGTFVLINLNVGNTASLSLEELMAEIRHNAQQEMDGATRKDESERYVVSIFNYFGKYAEDKDAAISFRDRRFLPAIEEGKKIDLDFKDVETAPHSFLNALLSTPIQRLGMKAYQRIRIFNAPGLIHEIIDKVMEDNLPDIK